Genomic DNA from alpha proteobacterium U9-1i:
TTCTCCCCTACCCAAGCGTGAGCGCGGGCGCTAGCCGAGACGGCGTTTGGCCTCGTTCTCGAACGCAGCGAGTATCCGTTGGGCCACGCGGTCGCGGTTTGCGGTTAGCAAGCTTTGCAGCAGCGGGTTCTTGAACTCATAGGCGATCCAGAAGTGCGCCTTAGCGCCGCCATCGGGCGCCGCGACGAACCGCCAACGGTTTTCTAGCGAACGGAACGGACCCTTTAGGCCCGTGACATCGACGGCGCCGGCCTGCGGGTTCGAGCGGATCTTGCAGCTGAAGCGCTCGGTCAAGGCCTGCCAACCGACGAGGACTTCGGCCTCGCCGTCCCAACCGCCGTTCGGGCTTTCCTGGTCGCGGGTGACTTTGAGGCTTTTCAGCCAGGGGATGAATTTGGGATACGCGCGGACGTCAGCGACGAGACGGCACAGGTCTGCCGGCGCATACGGAAGCACGCGTTCCTGCTCGATGATCGTGCGCGGCATTAGGCGGACGCAATCGACCGCTCGCGCGCCGCACGGAGCTTCGCGAAATCTTCGCCGGCATGGTGCGAGGAGCGCGTGAGCGGCGTCGCGGACACCATCAGGAAGCCCTTGGCGTAGGCGATGGTTTCGAGCGCCTTGAATTCGTCCGGCGTCCAGAATTTTTCGATGGCCGCGTGCTTCTTCGTCGGCTGCAGGTATTGGCCGATGGTGAGGAAATCGACGTTCGCTACGCGCAGATCGTCCATCACTTGCAACACTTCGTCTTTGGCTTCGCCGAGACCGACCATCAGACCGGATTTTGTGAATTGCGCCGGGTCGCGTTGCTTCACCGAGTCGAGCAAGCGCAGCGATTGGTAATAGCGCGCACCGGGGCGGATCGAGTGATAGAGCCGCGGCACGGTTTCCAGATTGTGATTGAAGACGTCCGGTTTGGCGTCGATCACACGTTCAGCCGCGCCAGGTTTTCGCAGAAAATCCGGTGTAAGGATTTCGATTGTTGTGTCCGGCGCTCGGCGGCGGATCGCCCGGATCACGTGCTCGAAATGCTCGGCGCCACCGTCCTCGAGATCATCGCGATCGACCGAGGTGATGACGACGTGCTTCAGGCCCATCTGCGCCGTCGCGATGGCGACGTTCTCGGGCTCTTCAGCATCGAGCGCGCTTGGTTTGCCGGTGGCGACGTTGCAGAAACTGCAGGCGCGGGTGCAGACCTCGCCCATGATCATGAACGTGGCGTGCTTCTGGCTCCAGCATTCGCCGATGTTCGGGCACGCGGCCTCTTCGCACACGGTGGTGAGCTTTAATCCACGGACCAGAGCCTTCGTCTCGTGGTAGCCCA
This window encodes:
- a CDS encoding putative oligoketide cyclase/dehydratase, with translation MPRTIIEQERVLPYAPADLCRLVADVRAYPKFIPWLKSLKVTRDQESPNGGWDGEAEVLVGWQALTERFSCKIRSNPQAGAVDVTGLKGPFRSLENRWRFVAAPDGGAKAHFWIAYEFKNPLLQSLLTANRDRVAQRILAAFENEAKRRLG
- a CDS encoding lipoate synthase is translated as MGYHETKALVRGLKLTTVCEEAACPNIGECWSQKHATFMIMGEVCTRACSFCNVATGKPSALDAEEPENVAIATAQMGLKHVVITSVDRDDLEDGGAEHFEHVIRAIRRRAPDTTIEILTPDFLRKPGAAERVIDAKPDVFNHNLETVPRLYHSIRPGARYYQSLRLLDSVKQRDPAQFTKSGLMVGLGEAKDEVLQVMDDLRVANVDFLTIGQYLQPTKKHAAIEKFWTPDEFKALETIAYAKGFLMVSATPLTRSSHHAGEDFAKLRAARERSIASA